One segment of Apus apus isolate bApuApu2 chromosome 1, bApuApu2.pri.cur, whole genome shotgun sequence DNA contains the following:
- the TMEM272 gene encoding transmembrane protein 272 produces the protein MTAGLEKACHRCISKIASNAWFIFGLLAFLALPLSMTFTGMKFLEDCPVQPLIPLYLLVGGVIGSLKVTLLLYDSTRMRQLLSKSVVIDDDDDDEYPWRQNAHKYYIHLTLSLFLFLWFILGNYWVFSVYLPNFIPPFHQPQDYCDKILYIFAVGVLIISHTVLFLLIFCSCCIYCFSRQRYSSEED, from the exons ATGACTGCAGGTCTGGAGAAAGCCTGCCACCGGTGCATATCTAAAATTGCCAGCAATG CATGGTTTATATTTGGGCTCCTTGCTTTCCTTGCCTTACCACTGTCCATGACTTTTACAG GAATGAAGTTTTTGGAAGATTGCCCAGTTCAGCCACTAATTCCATTATATCTGTTGGTGGGTGGCGTGATTGGCAGCTTAAAG GTGACTCTCCTGCTGTACGACTCAACCAGGATGAGGCAGCTGCTTTCCAAGTCTGTTGTGATTGATGATGATGACGACGATGAATATCCCTGGAGGCAGAATGCTCACAAGTACTACATCCATCTaaccctcagccttttcctctttctctggtTCATTCTTGGGAACTactgggttttttctgtgtACCTGCCAAATTTCATCCCACCTTTCCATCAGCCTCAGGATTACTGTGACAAAATTCTGTACATTTTTGCTGTTGGTGTTCTCATTATTAGCCATACTGTTCTCTTTCTCCTTATCTTCTGTAGCTGCTGCATATATTGTTTTTCCAGGCAAAGATACTCTTCTGAGGAAGACTAA